In a single window of the Gadus macrocephalus chromosome 6, ASM3116895v1 genome:
- the LOC132458842 gene encoding polycomb protein SCMH1 isoform X1: MLCGDTFGSVYLYHWFSSRTRGTGLNHAILCEGRKQEGEGGLPPLGSGKRRTSVERGVDRSRGAFHCYEVLRRDQSSSRPGTVSLSMRKPVPQKAVEWKDARRIKHARSGRPSRVPSQYQAGHFSWEKYLKETGATAAPASYFRQSATPPLNEFKAGMKLEALDPRNTTSTCIATVVALTGARLRLRLDGSDNKNDFWRLADSSEIHPIGHCEKNGGMLQPPLGFRLNASSWPMFLLKTLNGAEMAPARIFHKQEPAAPAQNSFQVGLKLEAVDRKNPSFICPATVGALRGGEVLVTFDGWRGAFDYYCRYDSRDVFPVGWCALTGDHLQPPGTKVVLPKTPGPLADGSVDAVHPPPAVGRPPGQRGRKPGRRKTKLPGPWGPKGPGALAGAQGGPQGKGLEPIKIPKKRGPKPGSKMGWARRPGWLEGSMVGPGRPVVVGPGRPLGPGRPRGRLPANWAQRVALQQNQNLPEPVKIPKKRGPKPGSKRKPRVVPHAAPSSPTCSTPEPDTSTVPLDHATIPTSALQAPTVCVYLNKLGKVGPHLDQRRVQLLPDHFGPGRASVVLQQCVQACVDAAHNQNTVFCCLKPGHGGELISAYFEQQQHTLTLPTVSSVTYVLRFLEKLCHNLHCDALFGSQPVARGGLHYEGHAHTPERRGFGDGLPGGPGRGIKRFLHDAYASPPPHKMAKAHRQPADGEALGENGVGGAEHLKKSPLSPSSAHRSPPKHTGSQRDSPRPSHQDPGLWTVEEVMQYIREVDPVLAPHADLFRKHEIDGRALLLLRSDMMMKYMGLKLGPALKLTFHIDKLKRP; the protein is encoded by the exons ATGTTGTGTGGGGATACGTTTGGATCTGTTTATTTGTATCACTGGTTCTCCTCACGAACGAGGGGCACGGGCTTGAATCACGCTATTCTGTGCGAAGG GCGGAaacaggagggagagggtggccTTCCCCCGCTCGGCTCTGGAAAAAGGCGCACTTCTGTTGAAAGGGGAGTTGACCGGAGTAGAGGAGCGTTTCACTGTTATGAAGTTTTAAG AAGAGACCAGTCGTCTTCTAGACCTGGGACCGTATCGCTGAGTATGAGGAAACCAGTGCCACAGAAAG CCGTCGAATGGAAAGATGCCAGACGGATCAAACACGCACGCAGTGGGCGTCCCTCCAGAGTGCCCTCCCAGTACCAAGCAG GTCACTTCAGCTGGGAGAAGTACCTGAAGGAGACGGGAGCCACCGCCGCACCCGCATCCTACTTCAGACAG agCGCCACCCCCCCGCTGAACGAGTTCAAGGCGGGCATGAAGCTGGAGGCCCTGGACCCCCGCAACACCACGTCCACCTGCATCGCCACCGTGGTGGCGCTGACGGGCGCcaggctccgcctccgcctcgaCGGCTCCGACAACAAGAACGACTTCTGGCGGCTGGCGGACTCCTCGGAGATCCACCCCATCGGCCACTGCGAGAAGAACGGCGGCATGCTGCAGCCGCCGCTGG GGTTCCGGCTCAACGCCTCCTCCTGGCCCATGTTCCTCCTGAAGACCCTCAACGGGGCCGAGATGGCCCCCGCACGCATCTTCCACAAG CAGGAGCCCGCGGCCCCGGCGCAGAACTCGTTCCAGGTGGGGCTGAAGCTGGAGGCGGTGGACCGTAAGAACCCCAGCTTCATCTGCCCGGCCACGGTGGGCGCGCTGCGCGGCGGCGAGGTGCTGGTCACCTTCGACGGCTGGAGGGGCGCCTTCGACTACTACTGCCGCTACGACTCCCGCGACGTCTTCCCCGTGGGCTGGTGCGCCCTCACCGGGGACCACCTGCAGCCCCCCGGCACCAAAG tcGTCCTCCCCAAGACCCCGGGGCCCCTGGCTGACGGCAGCGTGGACGccgtgcaccccccccccgccgttgGACGGCCCCCGGGCCAGCGAGGACGCAAGCCGGGCCGCCGGAAAACCAAGCTCCCCGGGCCCTGGGGGCCCAAGGGCCCCGGTGCGCTGGCAGGGGCCCAGGGCGGGCCCCAGGGCAAGGGCCTGGAGCCCATCAAGATCCCCAAGAAGAGAGGCCCCAAGCCCGGCAGCAAG atggGTTGGGCGAGGAGGCCTGGCTGGTTGGAGGGGTCCATGGTGGGTCCCGGCCGGCCGGTGGTGGTGGGCCCCGGGAGGCCCCTAGGCCCGGGCAGACCCAGGGGCCGGCTGCCTGCCAACTGGGCCCAGCGGGTGGCCCTGCAGCAGAACCAGAACCTCCCGGAGCCCGTCAAGATCCCAAAGAAGAGGGGGCCCAAACCGGGCAGCAAG AGGAAGCCGCGGGTGGTCCCCCacgccgccccctcctcccccacctgcaGCACCCCGGAGCCCGACACCAGCACCGTCCCCCTGGAccacgccaccatccccacctcGGCCCTGCAGGCccccacag TGTGCGTGTACCTGAACAAGTTGGGTAAGGTGGGCCCCCACCTGGACCAGCGGCGCGTGCAGCTGCTGCCGGACCActtcgggccgggccgggcctcGGTGGTGCTGCAGCAGTGTGTCCAGGCCTGCGTGGACGCCGCCCACAACCAGAACACCGTCTTCTGCTGCCTGAAGCCCGGCCACGGGGGCGAGCTCATCTCTG CCTACttcgagcagcagcagcacacgcTGACCCTGCCCACGGTCAGCAGCGTGACCTACGTCCTGCGCTTCCTGGAGAAGCTCTGCCACAACCTGCACTGTGACGCGCTGTTCGGCAGCCAACCGGTGGCCAGAGGCGGGCTGCACTACGAGGGACACGCCCACACGCCAG AGAGGAGGGGCTTCGGGGACGGGCTGCCCGGCGGCCCGGGGCGGGGCATCAAGAGGTTCCTCCATGACGCCTACgccagccccccgccccacaAGATGGCCAAGGCCCACCGCCAGCCCGCCGACG GTGAGGCCCTGGGGGAGAACGGAGTGGGAGGGGCGGAGCACCTGAAGAAgagccctctctccccctcctcagcaCACCGGTcgccccccaaacacacag GCAGCCAGCGGGACAGCCCGCGGCCCAGCCACCAGGACCCCGGCCTGTGGACGGTGGAGGAGGTCATGCAGTACATCCGCGAGGTGGACCCCGTGCTGGCCCCGCACGCCGACCTCTTCAGGAAGCAC GAGATTGACGGCAGAGCCCTCCTGTTGCTGCGCAGCGACATGATGATGAAATACATGGGCCTGAAGCTTGGTCCCGCCCTCAAACTCACCTTCCACATCGACAAGCTCAAGCGCCCTTAA
- the LOC132458842 gene encoding polycomb protein SCMH1 isoform X3, which yields MRKPVPQKAVEWKDARRIKHARSGRPSRVPSQYQAGHFSWEKYLKETGATAAPASYFRQSATPPLNEFKAGMKLEALDPRNTTSTCIATVVALTGARLRLRLDGSDNKNDFWRLADSSEIHPIGHCEKNGGMLQPPLGFRLNASSWPMFLLKTLNGAEMAPARIFHKQEPAAPAQNSFQVGLKLEAVDRKNPSFICPATVGALRGGEVLVTFDGWRGAFDYYCRYDSRDVFPVGWCALTGDHLQPPGTKVVLPKTPGPLADGSVDAVHPPPAVGRPPGQRGRKPGRRKTKLPGPWGPKGPGALAGAQGGPQGKGLEPIKIPKKRGPKPGSKMGWARRPGWLEGSMVGPGRPVVVGPGRPLGPGRPRGRLPANWAQRVALQQNQNLPEPVKIPKKRGPKPGSKRKPRVVPHAAPSSPTCSTPEPDTSTVPLDHATIPTSALQAPTVCVYLNKLGKVGPHLDQRRVQLLPDHFGPGRASVVLQQCVQACVDAAHNQNTVFCCLKPGHGGELISAYFEQQQHTLTLPTVSSVTYVLRFLEKLCHNLHCDALFGSQPVARGGLHYEGHAHTPERRGFGDGLPGGPGRGIKRFLHDAYASPPPHKMAKAHRQPADGEALGENGVGGAEHLKKSPLSPSSAHRSPPKHTGSQRDSPRPSHQDPGLWTVEEVMQYIREVDPVLAPHADLFRKHEIDGRALLLLRSDMMMKYMGLKLGPALKLTFHIDKLKRP from the exons ATGAGGAAACCAGTGCCACAGAAAG CCGTCGAATGGAAAGATGCCAGACGGATCAAACACGCACGCAGTGGGCGTCCCTCCAGAGTGCCCTCCCAGTACCAAGCAG GTCACTTCAGCTGGGAGAAGTACCTGAAGGAGACGGGAGCCACCGCCGCACCCGCATCCTACTTCAGACAG agCGCCACCCCCCCGCTGAACGAGTTCAAGGCGGGCATGAAGCTGGAGGCCCTGGACCCCCGCAACACCACGTCCACCTGCATCGCCACCGTGGTGGCGCTGACGGGCGCcaggctccgcctccgcctcgaCGGCTCCGACAACAAGAACGACTTCTGGCGGCTGGCGGACTCCTCGGAGATCCACCCCATCGGCCACTGCGAGAAGAACGGCGGCATGCTGCAGCCGCCGCTGG GGTTCCGGCTCAACGCCTCCTCCTGGCCCATGTTCCTCCTGAAGACCCTCAACGGGGCCGAGATGGCCCCCGCACGCATCTTCCACAAG CAGGAGCCCGCGGCCCCGGCGCAGAACTCGTTCCAGGTGGGGCTGAAGCTGGAGGCGGTGGACCGTAAGAACCCCAGCTTCATCTGCCCGGCCACGGTGGGCGCGCTGCGCGGCGGCGAGGTGCTGGTCACCTTCGACGGCTGGAGGGGCGCCTTCGACTACTACTGCCGCTACGACTCCCGCGACGTCTTCCCCGTGGGCTGGTGCGCCCTCACCGGGGACCACCTGCAGCCCCCCGGCACCAAAG tcGTCCTCCCCAAGACCCCGGGGCCCCTGGCTGACGGCAGCGTGGACGccgtgcaccccccccccgccgttgGACGGCCCCCGGGCCAGCGAGGACGCAAGCCGGGCCGCCGGAAAACCAAGCTCCCCGGGCCCTGGGGGCCCAAGGGCCCCGGTGCGCTGGCAGGGGCCCAGGGCGGGCCCCAGGGCAAGGGCCTGGAGCCCATCAAGATCCCCAAGAAGAGAGGCCCCAAGCCCGGCAGCAAG atggGTTGGGCGAGGAGGCCTGGCTGGTTGGAGGGGTCCATGGTGGGTCCCGGCCGGCCGGTGGTGGTGGGCCCCGGGAGGCCCCTAGGCCCGGGCAGACCCAGGGGCCGGCTGCCTGCCAACTGGGCCCAGCGGGTGGCCCTGCAGCAGAACCAGAACCTCCCGGAGCCCGTCAAGATCCCAAAGAAGAGGGGGCCCAAACCGGGCAGCAAG AGGAAGCCGCGGGTGGTCCCCCacgccgccccctcctcccccacctgcaGCACCCCGGAGCCCGACACCAGCACCGTCCCCCTGGAccacgccaccatccccacctcGGCCCTGCAGGCccccacag TGTGCGTGTACCTGAACAAGTTGGGTAAGGTGGGCCCCCACCTGGACCAGCGGCGCGTGCAGCTGCTGCCGGACCActtcgggccgggccgggcctcGGTGGTGCTGCAGCAGTGTGTCCAGGCCTGCGTGGACGCCGCCCACAACCAGAACACCGTCTTCTGCTGCCTGAAGCCCGGCCACGGGGGCGAGCTCATCTCTG CCTACttcgagcagcagcagcacacgcTGACCCTGCCCACGGTCAGCAGCGTGACCTACGTCCTGCGCTTCCTGGAGAAGCTCTGCCACAACCTGCACTGTGACGCGCTGTTCGGCAGCCAACCGGTGGCCAGAGGCGGGCTGCACTACGAGGGACACGCCCACACGCCAG AGAGGAGGGGCTTCGGGGACGGGCTGCCCGGCGGCCCGGGGCGGGGCATCAAGAGGTTCCTCCATGACGCCTACgccagccccccgccccacaAGATGGCCAAGGCCCACCGCCAGCCCGCCGACG GTGAGGCCCTGGGGGAGAACGGAGTGGGAGGGGCGGAGCACCTGAAGAAgagccctctctccccctcctcagcaCACCGGTcgccccccaaacacacag GCAGCCAGCGGGACAGCCCGCGGCCCAGCCACCAGGACCCCGGCCTGTGGACGGTGGAGGAGGTCATGCAGTACATCCGCGAGGTGGACCCCGTGCTGGCCCCGCACGCCGACCTCTTCAGGAAGCAC GAGATTGACGGCAGAGCCCTCCTGTTGCTGCGCAGCGACATGATGATGAAATACATGGGCCTGAAGCTTGGTCCCGCCCTCAAACTCACCTTCCACATCGACAAGCTCAAGCGCCCTTAA
- the cited4b gene encoding cbp/p300-interacting transactivator 4b: MADHLMMPMNHGQPGGGLHGYRMGMNGGGHQQHAGPQQQALRAMPNGPMMHYGGAPTQASMEAAMRQRQQAMGAPGQMGHHPMASAAMMYSQQQQQQQQQQQHPQQQQPHPQQHHMHPQQHPQQQQQQQQQQQQQQQAQHPHPHPHPHHQQQQQQQQQQQQQQQQQQQPQQQQFVNGGGGLTSQQLMASMQLQKLNTQYHGHPLGPMGGGHPGPGAPYRMSPAQLASMQHMAGPAAALALNGMDADMIDEEVLTALVMELGLDRVQELPELFLGQNEFDFLADFVSKQQPSTVSC, translated from the coding sequence ATGGCGGACCACCTCATGATGCCCATGAACCACGGGCAGCCCGGGGGCGGTCTCCACGGCTACCGGATGGGCATGAACGGCGGCGGGCACCAGCAGCACGCGGGCCCCCAGCAGCAGGCCCTGAGGGCCATGCCCAACGGCCCCATGATGCACTATGGGGGCGCGCCCACCCAGGCCAGCATGGAGGCGGCCATGAGGCAGCGGCAGCAGGCCATGGGGGCGCCGGGGCAGATGGGGCACCACCCCATGGCCTCGGCGGCCATGATGTactctcagcagcagcagcagcagcagcagcagcagcagcacccacaacaacaacaaccgcaccCTCAGCAGCACCACATGCACCCGCAGCagcacccacaacaacaacaacaacaacaacaacaacaacaacaacagcagcaagcaCAGCACCCCCAcccgcacccccacccccaccaccagcaacaacaacaacaacaacagcagcagcaacaacaacaacaacaacagcagcagccccagcagcagcagtttgTGAACGGGGGGGGCGGGCTCACGTCCCAGCAGCTCATGGCGAGCATGCAGCTGCAGAAACTGAACACGCAGTACCACGGTCACCCTCTGGGGCCCATGGGCGGGGGCCACCCGGGCCCCGGGGCGCCCTACCGCATGAGCCCCGCCCAGCTGGCCAGCATGCAGCACATggcggggccggcggcggcgctggCGCTGAACGGCATGGACGCCGACATGATCGACGAGGAGGTGCTGACGGCGCTGGTGATGGAGCTGGGGCTGGACCGCGTGCAGGAGCTGCCCGAGCTCTTCCTGGGACAGAACGAGTTCGACTTCCTGGCGGACTTTGTGAGCAAACAGCAGCCGAGCACGGTGAGCtgctga
- the LOC132458842 gene encoding polycomb protein SCMH1 isoform X2 → MLCGDTFGSVYLYHWFSSRTRGTGLNHAILCEGRKQEGEGGLPPLGSGKRRTSVERGVDRSRGAFHCYEVLRRDQSSSRPGTVSLSMRKPVPQKAVEWKDARRIKHARSGRPSRVPSQYQAGHFSWEKYLKETGATAAPASYFRQSATPPLNEFKAGMKLEALDPRNTTSTCIATVVALTGARLRLRLDGSDNKNDFWRLADSSEIHPIGHCEKNGGMLQPPLGFRLNASSWPMFLLKTLNGAEMAPARIFHKEPAAPAQNSFQVGLKLEAVDRKNPSFICPATVGALRGGEVLVTFDGWRGAFDYYCRYDSRDVFPVGWCALTGDHLQPPGTKVVLPKTPGPLADGSVDAVHPPPAVGRPPGQRGRKPGRRKTKLPGPWGPKGPGALAGAQGGPQGKGLEPIKIPKKRGPKPGSKMGWARRPGWLEGSMVGPGRPVVVGPGRPLGPGRPRGRLPANWAQRVALQQNQNLPEPVKIPKKRGPKPGSKRKPRVVPHAAPSSPTCSTPEPDTSTVPLDHATIPTSALQAPTVCVYLNKLGKVGPHLDQRRVQLLPDHFGPGRASVVLQQCVQACVDAAHNQNTVFCCLKPGHGGELISAYFEQQQHTLTLPTVSSVTYVLRFLEKLCHNLHCDALFGSQPVARGGLHYEGHAHTPERRGFGDGLPGGPGRGIKRFLHDAYASPPPHKMAKAHRQPADGEALGENGVGGAEHLKKSPLSPSSAHRSPPKHTGSQRDSPRPSHQDPGLWTVEEVMQYIREVDPVLAPHADLFRKHEIDGRALLLLRSDMMMKYMGLKLGPALKLTFHIDKLKRP, encoded by the exons ATGTTGTGTGGGGATACGTTTGGATCTGTTTATTTGTATCACTGGTTCTCCTCACGAACGAGGGGCACGGGCTTGAATCACGCTATTCTGTGCGAAGG GCGGAaacaggagggagagggtggccTTCCCCCGCTCGGCTCTGGAAAAAGGCGCACTTCTGTTGAAAGGGGAGTTGACCGGAGTAGAGGAGCGTTTCACTGTTATGAAGTTTTAAG AAGAGACCAGTCGTCTTCTAGACCTGGGACCGTATCGCTGAGTATGAGGAAACCAGTGCCACAGAAAG CCGTCGAATGGAAAGATGCCAGACGGATCAAACACGCACGCAGTGGGCGTCCCTCCAGAGTGCCCTCCCAGTACCAAGCAG GTCACTTCAGCTGGGAGAAGTACCTGAAGGAGACGGGAGCCACCGCCGCACCCGCATCCTACTTCAGACAG agCGCCACCCCCCCGCTGAACGAGTTCAAGGCGGGCATGAAGCTGGAGGCCCTGGACCCCCGCAACACCACGTCCACCTGCATCGCCACCGTGGTGGCGCTGACGGGCGCcaggctccgcctccgcctcgaCGGCTCCGACAACAAGAACGACTTCTGGCGGCTGGCGGACTCCTCGGAGATCCACCCCATCGGCCACTGCGAGAAGAACGGCGGCATGCTGCAGCCGCCGCTGG GGTTCCGGCTCAACGCCTCCTCCTGGCCCATGTTCCTCCTGAAGACCCTCAACGGGGCCGAGATGGCCCCCGCACGCATCTTCCACAAG GAGCCCGCGGCCCCGGCGCAGAACTCGTTCCAGGTGGGGCTGAAGCTGGAGGCGGTGGACCGTAAGAACCCCAGCTTCATCTGCCCGGCCACGGTGGGCGCGCTGCGCGGCGGCGAGGTGCTGGTCACCTTCGACGGCTGGAGGGGCGCCTTCGACTACTACTGCCGCTACGACTCCCGCGACGTCTTCCCCGTGGGCTGGTGCGCCCTCACCGGGGACCACCTGCAGCCCCCCGGCACCAAAG tcGTCCTCCCCAAGACCCCGGGGCCCCTGGCTGACGGCAGCGTGGACGccgtgcaccccccccccgccgttgGACGGCCCCCGGGCCAGCGAGGACGCAAGCCGGGCCGCCGGAAAACCAAGCTCCCCGGGCCCTGGGGGCCCAAGGGCCCCGGTGCGCTGGCAGGGGCCCAGGGCGGGCCCCAGGGCAAGGGCCTGGAGCCCATCAAGATCCCCAAGAAGAGAGGCCCCAAGCCCGGCAGCAAG atggGTTGGGCGAGGAGGCCTGGCTGGTTGGAGGGGTCCATGGTGGGTCCCGGCCGGCCGGTGGTGGTGGGCCCCGGGAGGCCCCTAGGCCCGGGCAGACCCAGGGGCCGGCTGCCTGCCAACTGGGCCCAGCGGGTGGCCCTGCAGCAGAACCAGAACCTCCCGGAGCCCGTCAAGATCCCAAAGAAGAGGGGGCCCAAACCGGGCAGCAAG AGGAAGCCGCGGGTGGTCCCCCacgccgccccctcctcccccacctgcaGCACCCCGGAGCCCGACACCAGCACCGTCCCCCTGGAccacgccaccatccccacctcGGCCCTGCAGGCccccacag TGTGCGTGTACCTGAACAAGTTGGGTAAGGTGGGCCCCCACCTGGACCAGCGGCGCGTGCAGCTGCTGCCGGACCActtcgggccgggccgggcctcGGTGGTGCTGCAGCAGTGTGTCCAGGCCTGCGTGGACGCCGCCCACAACCAGAACACCGTCTTCTGCTGCCTGAAGCCCGGCCACGGGGGCGAGCTCATCTCTG CCTACttcgagcagcagcagcacacgcTGACCCTGCCCACGGTCAGCAGCGTGACCTACGTCCTGCGCTTCCTGGAGAAGCTCTGCCACAACCTGCACTGTGACGCGCTGTTCGGCAGCCAACCGGTGGCCAGAGGCGGGCTGCACTACGAGGGACACGCCCACACGCCAG AGAGGAGGGGCTTCGGGGACGGGCTGCCCGGCGGCCCGGGGCGGGGCATCAAGAGGTTCCTCCATGACGCCTACgccagccccccgccccacaAGATGGCCAAGGCCCACCGCCAGCCCGCCGACG GTGAGGCCCTGGGGGAGAACGGAGTGGGAGGGGCGGAGCACCTGAAGAAgagccctctctccccctcctcagcaCACCGGTcgccccccaaacacacag GCAGCCAGCGGGACAGCCCGCGGCCCAGCCACCAGGACCCCGGCCTGTGGACGGTGGAGGAGGTCATGCAGTACATCCGCGAGGTGGACCCCGTGCTGGCCCCGCACGCCGACCTCTTCAGGAAGCAC GAGATTGACGGCAGAGCCCTCCTGTTGCTGCGCAGCGACATGATGATGAAATACATGGGCCTGAAGCTTGGTCCCGCCCTCAAACTCACCTTCCACATCGACAAGCTCAAGCGCCCTTAA
- the LOC132459600 gene encoding E3 ubiquitin-protein ligase TRIM47-like, giving the protein MASFVSFSEEAVFSRPICLEVFIIPLSTTCGHNFCRTCITKFWVEQDRYKCPVCDELFHTRPALWVNTFISGMAAEFTRSVLRKVPCVKPGDVPCEVCTGTKLKAVKSCLNCQASCCHAHLEPRQRVAGLRRHRLVEPMDHLEDRLCTTHSQLLELFCQTEQVFVCQICTEMGHTFHPFVPLKEECKVRTAQLGKIEAEVQQRIQHRQRMIQEIQYTIKRNKEDADRELSEGEQVLTALMRTIEKAW; this is encoded by the coding sequence ATGGCTAGTTTTGTGTCCTTTTCCGAGGAGGCGGTCTTCTCACGTCCGATCTGTCTGGAGGTGTTCATCATTCCCTTGTCAACAAcctgtggacacaacttctgcagaacctgtattaccaAGTTCTGGGTTGAACAGGACcggtacaaatgtcctgtttgcgaCGAGCTCTTCCACACACGACCTGCTCTATGGGTCAACACCTTCATCTCAGGGATGGCTGCTGAGTTTACAAGGTCTGTCCTACGCAAAGTGCCTTGTGTTAAACCGGGAGACGTTCCCTGTGAGGTCTGTACCGGGACCAAGCTGAAggccgtgaagtcctgcctaaaTTGTCAAGCCTCCTGCTGCCACGCACACCTGGAGCCTCGTCAGAGAGTCGCAGGACTGAGGagacatcggctggtcgagcctatggatcATCTGGAGGACAGGCTGTGTACGACACACTCTCAactcctggagctcttctgccagactgagcaggtgtttgtgtgtcagatcTGCACAGAGATGGGCCACACGTTCCATCCTTTTGTACCTCTGAAGGAGGAATGTAAGGTGAGGACAGCtcagctggggaagatagaggctgagGTTCAGCAGAGGATTCAGCACAGACAACGGATGATTCAGGAGATCCAATACACAATAAAACGGAACAAGgaggacgcagacagagagcTATCCGAAGGAGAGCAGGTCCTCACCGCTCTGATGCGCACCATCGAAAAGGCCTGGTAG